A segment of the Streptomyces sp. NBC_00376 genome:
GGGTTCCTCCTGGTGGGGACGGTGGCGAGGGGTACGTGTTTCGACGGCGCCCCATCGTGCCGTACGCCCCCGCCGATGGTGTCGGCGGGGGCGTACGAGGGGTGAGCCCGGGTCAGGGCGGTTCGGTCGGGTCGTGAGGTCAGCAGCTCTGCCAGAGGCGGGTCATGACGCGGACGCCGAAGCGCAGGCCCTCCAGCGGGACGCGCTCGTCCACGCCGTGGAAGAGGCGGCCGTAGTCCAGGTCGTGCGGGAGCTTGAGGCCCTTGAAGCCGAAGCAGCGGATGCCGAGGTGGGTGAAGGCCTTGGCGTCGGTGCCGCCCGGGTTGCAGTACGGGACGGGGTGGCCGTCCGGGTCCTCGGCACGCACGGCCTCGCACATGGCATCGACCAGCGGGCCGTCGAACGTCGTCTCCAGCGCGATGTCGTGGTTGACCCACTCCCGGGTGACCGAGGGGAGCAGCAGCTTGTCGATGGTGTCGATCAGCTCCTGCTCGTGGCCGGGGAGGAAGCGGCCGTCCACCCGGGCGGTCGCCTTTCCGGGGATGACGTTGGTCTGGTAACCGGCGTTGAACATGGTGGGGTTCGCGGAGTTGCGGAGCACCACCTGCATGAAGTCGGAGACCGGGCCCAGCTTCGCGAGGCTGCCCTCGATGTCGTCCTCGTCGAACTCGACGCCGTAGAGGCGGGCCGCCTCCTCCAGCAGGGCGCGGACCGGCTCGATCAGCCGGATCGGGAAGGTCTCGCGGCCGATCCGGGTGAGCGACTCGGCGAGGTCGGTGACCGCGTTCTCGTCGTTGGGGGAGGAGCCGTGGCCGGCCCGGCCGGTGGCGGTGAGCTCCATCCAGGCCATGCCGCGCTGGGCGTTCTCGATCGGGTAGAGGCGGCGGGTGTCGTCGATGGCGAAGGAGAAGCCGCCGCCCTCGCCGATCGCCTCGGTGACCCCGGCGAACAGCTCCGGGCGGTGCTCGACCAGCCAGTGGGCGCCGAACTTGCCGCCCGCCTCCTCGTCGGCGAGGAAGGCGAGG
Coding sequences within it:
- a CDS encoding M20/M25/M40 family metallo-hydrolase; the encoded protein is MTTAGFSVPFVPASDQAQDEAVELCAELIRFDTSNPTSNERASADWVVGRLAEVGIESELVESAPGRASVIARIAGADPERGALLVHGHLDVVPADASEWQVPPFSGEIRDGYLWGRGAIDMKDTVAVMLATARHFARTGTRPSRDLVLAFLADEEAGGKFGAHWLVEHRPELFAGVTEAIGEGGGFSFAIDDTRRLYPIENAQRGMAWMELTATGRAGHGSSPNDENAVTDLAESLTRIGRETFPIRLIEPVRALLEEAARLYGVEFDEDDIEGSLAKLGPVSDFMQVVLRNSANPTMFNAGYQTNVIPGKATARVDGRFLPGHEQELIDTIDKLLLPSVTREWVNHDIALETTFDGPLVDAMCEAVRAEDPDGHPVPYCNPGGTDAKAFTHLGIRCFGFKGLKLPHDLDYGRLFHGVDERVPLEGLRFGVRVMTRLWQSC